The Juglans microcarpa x Juglans regia isolate MS1-56 chromosome 8S, Jm3101_v1.0, whole genome shotgun sequence genome has a window encoding:
- the LOC121244824 gene encoding LOB domain-containing protein 22-like: MMSSSRNASQACASCKYQRKKCDPHCPLAPFFPHHRRKDFMNVHKVFGVRNVLKLTKNLGHKEKSEAMKTMIYQADVRVKDPVGGCCRVISELQHRIKNLEAEYRFLLEQLAVCRAQKQAKAPVHKQQQF, translated from the coding sequence ATGATGAGCAGTAGCCGCAACGCATCACAAGCTTGTGCATCGTGTAAATATCAACGTAAAAAGTGCGATCCTCACTGTCCTCTGGCACCCTTTTTCCCACACCATCGAAGAAAAGATTTTATGAATGTACACAAGGTCTTCGGCGTTCGTAACGTTTTGAAGTTGACAAAAAACCTTGGCCATAAGGAAAAATCCGAGGCCATGAAAACCATGATTTACCAAGCTGATGTTCGAGTGAAGGACCCCGTCGGAGGCTGCTGCAGGGTTATTTCCGAGTTGCAGCACCGAATCAAGAATCTCGAGGCCGAATACAGATTCTTGCTTGAGCAATTGGCTGTTTGTCGAGCGCAAAAACAGGCCAAGGCTCCTGTGCATAAGCAGCAGCAATTCTAG